A stretch of the Bacteroidales bacterium genome encodes the following:
- a CDS encoding class I SAM-dependent methyltransferase, with protein MNIATPTYWTDYELIDSGNFKKLERFGNFITIRPEPQAVWDPYDSIEIWKKMAHVEFVPTSANSGQWKKYKSMPDQWKIQYPIHGIKDSSIILRLALTSFKHVGVFPEQAYNWEFIYDQCKNSIDEPTVLNLFAYTGAASLVAAKAKAKVVHVDSVKQIVNWASTNAQLNDLSTIRWIIDDATKFVKREIRRGKKYQGIILDPPAFGHGPNGEDWKLERDINQMLKLVAELADSKNFFLVLNVYSLGLSVLVLENLIQSNFNTSKYDSGELYLQDKYGKKLPLGVFVQLKK; from the coding sequence ATGAATATAGCAACTCCTACATATTGGACTGATTATGAACTTATCGATAGTGGTAATTTTAAAAAATTAGAGCGTTTTGGTAATTTTATAACTATCAGGCCAGAGCCACAAGCTGTTTGGGATCCATACGATAGCATTGAAATTTGGAAAAAAATGGCTCATGTAGAATTTGTTCCGACATCGGCTAATTCGGGACAATGGAAAAAATATAAATCCATGCCTGATCAATGGAAAATTCAATATCCCATTCATGGAATAAAAGATTCTTCCATCATACTACGATTGGCATTGACTTCGTTTAAACATGTAGGTGTTTTTCCTGAACAAGCTTATAATTGGGAGTTTATATATGATCAATGCAAAAATAGTATAGACGAACCAACTGTATTAAATCTTTTTGCCTACACCGGTGCAGCAAGTTTGGTAGCTGCTAAAGCCAAAGCAAAAGTGGTACATGTCGATAGTGTTAAGCAAATTGTAAATTGGGCTTCGACCAATGCTCAACTCAACGATTTGTCTACTATTCGATGGATTATTGACGACGCAACTAAATTTGTAAAAAGAGAAATTCGTAGAGGGAAAAAATATCAAGGCATAATTCTCGATCCACCTGCTTTTGGGCATGGTCCCAATGGCGAAGATTGGAAACTTGAACGCGATATAAATCAAATGCTGAAATTGGTTGCAGAATTAGCCGATAGTAAAAATTTCTTTTTGGTGCTAAATGTATATTCACTTGGATTATCGGTGTTAGTTTTAGAAAATTTGATACAATCGAATTTTAATACTTCAAAATACGATTCGGGTGAATTATATTTGCAAGATAAATATGGTAAAAAATTGCCTTTGGGTGTGTTTGTTCAATTAAAAAAATAA